The region TGAGCTTTATTAAATTCTCTTACTGTTAGGTATTCTAAATTTATGTAAAGTAGATCCAGGTTCCTTGCATATATTGTAAGCATAGACCAGTTAATAATGAAGAAATTTTAGTTTCTATCTGATTTTGAGTTCATGGAGCTGTGTTTCatcttgaaagagaaaaaattagtAATATTTGATACAGAAACAGTGGAAGAAAAGGATGTGAGAATACTGTCAGCCGGAGTTGCTTTGAATCCTGCAGTCAGAATAGGTTTAGTTTTCTCTTACGCCCATACAAAATTCTTTAGACATTCATATAGTTCTGCAGAAGTTCAAGGTTCTCCTTTTCATGTGTATTTGATTACAGGACTGAGGTTGTAAATCAGCATGTGGTGACTTAGTGAAATGCTGCTACACTGGAGAAAAAAGTATCTAGATAAACTGGACACAAACTTGATACAagttcttaatatttttcttttttcttttttttttctttttatttgccaGTGATTATACTAAAAATCAAGCTTTAATATAACTGACCATTTGGTCAATTCACTTGAACTGATGTACATGTTTTGATTCTTCAATAGAGACTCATAGCTAATCCAGGGGGGAAGCAGCGTAGCAGACTGTCCATCATGGCTCAGCACCTCTGCACTGTTAAAAACTGTTTCGTAATTCCAGGTGAAGCCTTTGTTCCGAAGCCAGAGGTAAGTTTTGGTGTAtttctttgtgtattttgttttggttttttgtgtgggtttttattgtgttttgtttgtttgtttgtgtggggtttttttgttgttgttgttaatgtGTCAGTCAAGCAATATGTCTGATTTTGAATAAGGAAAACAATTGGGTGCTCTAGTTTAACATCTCCATGCTATGAAGTGATGCGATGATATTCCTGTAAAATATGCACGCTTGCTTCAAGAAGgtgcttttcatttttggttCCTCAGAACATGGCTTTGACCTTCATTCCTATCTGCAAAATCAATGTACTTCTTTGGGTGTTTCTGGAGGGGGAGATTAGGATTTGATGACAGGATAATCTGCTAGGATTGTACCATCTTTGGAAAGCCTGCTGGTTTAcagtttgcatttatttattttgggaaATGTGCCTAGAAAATTTGATGGGTCTTTTGAAAGACCCtgataaataaaagcttttaatttgTCATCTTTGTCTAAGATCTCTAATTTTACTGTGCCTATAATCTTTAGGTTTCACCTTTACTCATCTTTAGTATATTTAACTCCCTCCTATTTGCTGTAGCGCTTTGTCACCTACGTCCCACTGGCTGTTTAAGAAAGTAActgtcttttcttcctcctctctgctcTTGAGTGAGTAGAGGAGAACAGTCTCTCTTCTGTCCTCTTATCTACTGCCACTGGTTTTTATTAGTATCCATTATCATTACAGTAATCaagaattaataaattaaactgtgttttggacaagaatgtattttttacattaacaacaacaaaaaatgtgcCTGATACTAAATGGGGTCTCTTTCCCCTGAATGCACATGGAAATCTGctgttctgtttcagaaatgaaTTTGCAGCTTCTGAAAGTTCCTCTAAAACTGGTTGGTTCAGCTCATCAATCCATTTCCCTTCCCCCTTATCACAATCtatgttttgatatttttacttttcaggCTTATCTCTTGAGAACCTTTGGGTGGCCATTCTCTCTCTTACCACAATGAATGTTAAGGTCTATCTGGGCATATTCAGATGATGATGTAAAATTCTGATAATATTTTTGAGCAAGTAACTGttcaaatattaaattattactCATGACAGCAATCTGTTGTGAAGAAAAATGACCAGGCTTAAGACatcttattttttgctttgcattttggggctgtttgttttgtttttcctgtttctgagatgaacaaaaaataatttcaggatGTCATCTCACTGTTAAATATGTGAAATAGTGTTCAGTAAGGCAAAAATTCCactttggtggtggtggtttcaTAGTAGCGCTACTGTAGTCAGAAGTCTAGTGCAgattctattttaaaatcaggAAGCTATAACTggtatttccattttcttgtgTTGCAAAGGCCATAGTTGACTGAGAGACAGGTAACTGAGAATTGTGACAAATGTCTTAGTATGAGCAAATTCTACAGTTGTTGCTCTGTTGAATAAAAAAGGCAGTACCACTAAAGGCAGACATATTCTTAATTAACATATTTATTTGAGTTAAAACAAGTATCGTTTATATCGCAAAAGCAGAAGGTACAAATCTTTCAAGCAGACCTGGCACATGTTTTtactatattttgttttcttcaaactcCTGTTGTAGATTGATCTTCTGTTTTGTCCCTGTTCTTCTAGCCGTAGACTGACATGCGGATTTGGATATTACTGTTTCTGACAAAATCGTTGTTATCTTGGAAAGCTCTTGCAGTGTGTTGTGAATGAAGTGATTCAGTGcatgatttttgtttcttaggCAAACAGAGAAGTTCAGGTACTTGTTTATAAagttttaggaagaaaaatttgCTGCTTATGTAACTGATAAATACTTCATTTTGCTTATGATATGCAATTGTTACCTTGTCCTTATGCCCTCCTgtgaaaacactttttcttactttacaAATATTAGTTTTAATTCACATACATAGCAATGATCATGGCTTAGTGTCATGTCCAACCCCTTATTAAAGGTGGAGATGCATGTTTTGGGGAATGAGTTGTTGATCTCATTTGCTCAATGAGTGACTTTTATTTCAACAATACTATCAATGTTGAGACAGAAGGGACTCTTGGTTTATGAAATGGAATGGTCCTGTATTGtgtctaaagaaagaaaatgtggctTTTTTGTCATAGTTAGTGTTCTGCATTACAAATAGTACAAAACAAGCTCCTTGATGAATACATAGGAAACTCAAAGTGGCTACATAACAGTAGTAGTGCAAGCAAGACTCAATTCCATCCTATGTATGTTATGTAGAATAAAGACTATATGTTAGATGCATAAAACATTCCACTTTCTCAAATGCTATAACAGATGATCGTTTTCTAACAAACTCTACATATAATGTTTAAGGCCCCTTTATGCTGTTTTAGTGAATTTCAGGCTAATCATGTGGAAAATGAAAGTTctatataaatatgcaaaataaacagcagtTGGCTTTTTTGAAAGACTCATCCAGCATTGTCCCTAAATTAAAAGGCCTGTATCCTACCCGTTTTCATTCCCTTACCTATGCTAGCAAATTAACATCAGTTTGGTTCTTGTTAAGGGAAACATTAAGATAGAACATACACTACCCATGaccaatacaaaacaaaatctaTGTGTTGAATACAAGGTTAAGGATGTAAGATTATTTATCAAAATAAGGGAGTcaagaaaataagtttaaataAAGAAGCTGTCTCTTTATCACCATTGTATATTACATTTTACAGTAACAGAATGCATGGGAGTGGGCCTGAGAGAGTCCCAACCGGAATAATGAAAAGGACTTACAAAGTTAATTTAGAAGGCCAGAAATGTAGACAACAAGTGTTAGCTGTATTATTTGAGCTGTTAAAAAGTACTTGGAGCAAGTGTAAACCAGAACACTTACAGATTTTTCTTGAACATAGATATTTAGTTTGTATCCTGCATGTTGCAGTTTGCAGGTGTGTTCTATAGTCATGGTTACATTTCTGTTGTTGTATTGCCCCTCAAATCCAACATTAATTGTGTAGTGATAGATTAGTAGCAATTGGTGAATGCCCAGTAGATCTTTCTTGAACAATAACAAATGAAACCCACAGCAGGTGGCACTTCGGGGCGGGAGAGCCATTTTTGGCAAGATCTGAATGGTACTGCTGATTCTTCAGCCTGATTCATAGAATATACAATGCAGCTAAGGTTTGAGGCTATATGTTTGTTGGGGTGTttcttttggttggttggttggtgtgtgtgtgtgtggttttttgtttggttttattttctaaaaaaaaaatctagttacCAAGGCAATTtagaactgaaaatgaaaggcagaTGTGTTCATTACTTATAAAACCATTGAATTGAGCTTTTTGGATAGAGAGTGGTTGGGGTCTTTTACCTTAcattgtaattaaaataaagatttaaaatgtaaaatacactATAAATGTATGTTATTGATAGGCTGATTTGCTAAATAGAAAGCAGTTTTTAAGCATCTTTGCTGTAACAAGCCATCAGTACATTAACTGTACTGTcagttatgttttaaaatagtttctttttcttcaattaATGTTAGCTGGAAAGTCAAAAAGAAGGGTttgaaaaatcaacaaaaaactACACTTTTAGCAGACTTAGGCATTGTTTTCTACTTCGTTTTTTCATGGATGCTGCTATAAATGAAGTACCTTGCTTAAACATAATTGCAACACAGATGTTAGAAAAGTTAAGTGCTGTGTTATACATTCTTTGAAATAATCAAACTAAATGTAGCACACACCCAAAAAAAGCCTCAATGGATAGATATAACTATATTTACACATAGTCCTTCAGGTCGTAACCTGCGTTGCTCTCCTGCTCTGTGGATGGGAAATGGTGCTGTGGTGGAGGGTAAACCCCTGCTCCTGGCTGCTTGTTAAAACAGGAGGTGCAGAAGATCACACCTGCAATAAGCAGAAACCCCGCTGAAATGAATCCTGTGTAAACCGCTCCTCCTGGTTCATGTTTACTGCTCTCTGGAATGGTTTGGTCCAGAAAATTTGCAATAATTTCTCTTGTATACCAGGATGTTGGTACTAATCCAAAGACTCCTGCAAGAATGAAGCAGACTCCTCCAGCAAAACAAGCGTGGCTTTTGCTGTcggtgtcccctcccagctttgtGCATTTCATTCCAACTGCAGTGATGCAGATCCCAAAGGCTGACAGGATACAGGACAGTACCATGGTGGTCCGTGCAGCCTGGATGTAGACAGGGAGAGACAGAACCGAGTATTTCAGGGTACAGCTAAACATCCCAGTGCTGTACCACGTGCAGTCCATCCAAAGTCCTTGCATCTGTGTTATAGCTGTTATGATGTTGGAACCAACATCCGCATTTACCTTCCAGTTAGGTAGCAAGGTGGCCGTGATGTCTCCAAAAACGCCAAACAAAGccagaataaaagcaaagaactgcaaacttgctgatgcCATGATGATTATGTGCTGTCACCCTTTGTCTGCCCGTTTCTCTCTTGTAAATGAGTGTAACCGGCTGGTCGCTTCGTAGCCAAGGCTGTAGCCCTCTGTGTAATAGGGAGGAAGGGGGGGTAAGGGGGAAGGAGAAGTgtgagggggaaagaaaaagaaataagcaaacaaaaaaagcttgcATTTAAAATTAGAGCTATTTGAGTGAGTATCTGAACATGACCCTGCAGCAGATGAGAGCAGCTGAGTAGCTGTACACAAGGTACTTGAACATAAATGATGGCCAATGGCCAGTGTTTTAGAATTGCTTGTGAGAATTGCTGCCCTTTCATACATGATTACAAGCTATCAAGCAAAACTTATTTTACTGAAGTTGTTTTTCGTAGTAG is a window of Columba livia isolate bColLiv1 breed racing homer chromosome 3, bColLiv1.pat.W.v2, whole genome shotgun sequence DNA encoding:
- the CLDN20 gene encoding claudin-20, whose translation is MASASLQFFAFILALFGVFGDITATLLPNWKVNADVGSNIITAITQMQGLWMDCTWYSTGMFSCTLKYSVLSLPVYIQAARTTMVLSCILSAFGICITAVGMKCTKLGGDTDSKSHACFAGGVCFILAGVFGLVPTSWYTREIIANFLDQTIPESSKHEPGGAVYTGFISAGFLLIAGVIFCTSCFNKQPGAGVYPPPQHHFPSTEQESNAGYDLKDYV